In a genomic window of Myotis daubentonii chromosome 18, mMyoDau2.1, whole genome shotgun sequence:
- the LOC132220608 gene encoding transmembrane epididymal protein 1-like, giving the protein MGGFEGHLYPGLSLFLYGLYHARLVFRALICNNPVQYLPRCPWSKGRWARLQQIYYVGLVKILSACILVAQELHSIPGQFVFISKIYHQRNFLYRKQWQHFTLYMTFFLSGCVDVVSQNLLPQRCAALEQSAQVLGMFLLLPLMVSHIQDSEGVELQSHILLIQVIFLLTLVAIAEFWAPNVLQLWVLKAFLYMILGSWLMQIGFMLYKPVSGHKWMDDDKNDIIFVTTFFCWHVAFIAVFMTWIYGFSFWWYCYVC; this is encoded by the coding sequence ATGGGAGGCTTTGAGGGTCATCTGTACCCAGGCCTGTCCCTCTTCCTCTACGGACTTTATCACGCACGACTCGTTTTCAGGGCCTTGATATGCAACAACCCCGTTCAGTATCTCCCACGCTGTCCCTGGAGCAAAGGCAGATGGGCCAGGCTGCAGCAAATATACTATGTCGGCTTGGTGAAGATACTGAGCGCCTGCATTTTAGTGGCCCAAGAGCTGCATAGCATTCCTGGACAGTTTGTATTCATCAGCAAGATATATCACCAGAGGAACTTTTTGTACCGCAAGCAGTGGCAGCATTTCACTCTGTATATGACCTTCTTCCTGAGTGGGTGTGTCGATGTGGTGAGCCAGAACCTGCTGCCCCAGAGGTGCGCTGCTCTGGAGCAAAGTGCGCAAGTCCTGGGCATGTTCCTGCTTCTGCCCCTGATGGTGTCTCACATACAGGACTCAGAAGGCGTGGAGCTGCAGTCGCACATCCTGCTCATCCAGGTCATCTTCCTGCTGACACTCGTGGCCATTGCAGAATTCTGGGCTCCCAACGTGCTGCAGCTCTGGGTGTTGAAGGCCTTTTTGTATATGATTCTAGGCTCTTGGCTGATGCAGATAGGCTTTATGCTGTACAAACCCGTCTCCGGCCATAAGTGGATGGACGATGACAAAAACGACATTATATTCGTCACCACCTTCTTCTGCTGGCATGTGGCTTTCATTGCCGTTTTCATGACCTGGATCTACGGCTTCTCGTTTTGGTGGTATTGTTACGTTTGTTGA